The Strix uralensis isolate ZFMK-TIS-50842 chromosome 4, bStrUra1, whole genome shotgun sequence genomic interval CCAGTGCCAGAAGAATAAAACTGTTCGCTCATTTCATCTAAACCTGGTTTCCACCCCTGCCCCCACCATCTCCCGATTTGTCTCCTGCTTACTGAAAGAGATACTGAGCTGCTGAATGCTTTTGCAGTTGGTGTGTTTATGGAGGACTGGTGCTGTTGTGGGCACCTGGGCAACTGCTTTTTGATTTGGTTGGGGTTGtttattgttttggggttttttgcagtggCATGGCATAAACTTCAAGAAGCTAAAGAAAGTGCTTGAGAAGCTTGAAGTTTGTTGACTAAgtggatattttctttttgcttaagtGTCCCTAGTCCTCCCATACATTTATCATCTCTGTTCATTAGCCTGCTTTCCTCCAGATTGAAAGTCTACAATAAACAAAGTATTGTTGAGACTGCATCTCTCCAGCAAGGttcattcatttcttctccctttgAGAGCCCACAGACCATTAATTGGGTTGATCAAACACTTTATTAGTAGTGGGGGTATGTGGTTGAAAGCACACTTCTCCCTCGGGCTCTACTCAATCAGCTTTTTAGATTCTCTCCTGTAAATGGATACAAGTGGTAGATTTTGGTTTCGTATAGCATAGCCATCTGaaattcatttaaattattctaaaattaaTAACTTAGGATGCCTTGTCACATTGAAAACTAAACATGCATTTGTGTTTTCTAGTCTGAACAGCTGATCTACATGACAGTCTTTGGTCTTTTCTGGATCCAGGCTGCAATAGCTGGAAGTGCTTGCACTCTGTCTCTGAGAGCCAAAAGCCTGGGGTAGTTGTCTGCCAGGTCAGGTTTACAGGACAGAAGTGTCGTACTGCAGACATCCCAGTAGAAATCAGCCCACGTTACCTGGTGGAAATGGGAGACAAAGCAGTAAATATTAGCTGATAATCTCAAAAGCTGGGACTACTAATATTCTCAGCaaactgcagaaatgaaacaGGAATTGATCtggtttgtgtaatttttttgttgttttttttatttaaagcctATAACTACAGAGCTAGTAATTAGGTTGCAATGCAAGACTTAAGTAAGAATAGGTTAAATAAAGCCCTTGCTACAAATATGACTTGCACTATAATATTAATCTTTCCTGTGGAAACTGTGTTCCAGTAAAGTGTTTTAATTGGTTTCCAAACAGTTTTGGGTAAAAAGGATTATTACATTTTCAGGGTGTTTTTCATATTGTCCTATAAATTGATCAGTGATTACAAGCAGTTCTAAACAACTCCCATCTGTATTGACTACTACAAAGGAATTTATAATATTTTGTGTCAACATACCTCTAAACTGGTTTAGAAAATGCAAATCATAGTCCTGGTTTGGCTCGCTTTTCCAGTAGTATGGAAAACAATTTTCACTTTGCAATTGAGCAACCAGTTGTGTATTGGTAAAAACAAATTGTTAAGAGTGGGGAGAGTTGTTTCATGGGCTGGCATGAAATCCGGAAATTCATGAATACTCAAGGATTTAATTTTTCTGGAAACTGATTGGAAACAAAAGTTATACTTACAGACTTCCCTACGAGCCAGTTGTTATCCCCTAAGAAAGTATCCAAATCTTTCAGTAACTCAGGTGCTTTATTGGTGAGGATATCATCAAATGCTTTTTTCTGGGGgaagaacaaaacacaaagatgCACATCAATCTGTAAGTACAGCAGCCAGCAAAACTGAATTTATGGGTGTTTCTTACTTGTGAAAAAGCTGAGATCTGAAAAAGGTGACAGTGAAATCATTTGGTCTGACTCAAACTTTAGAGTACTCTCAGTTCTCTTTGGAAGGAGGAGTGTATTAATATCTTAAATAATTGCCTGACTTGGATAAGAAATGTGGAGGTAACTGTCATTTGGATACATGCAAAGGGGTACTATAGGAAAGCTGAGGTCATTACCCATGAAGTGGGTTAGATGCCCAAAACATGGCATTTGTGTCTCAGTGAGCCATGACTTAAGCCAATTGCTCTCTTAATGAACACCTGAGAGCTCCTGGATGCTGAGACATGATGTGTGGAGTGATGCTGCTCATTTATCTGTGCTAACAGCCACCCAGCTGTGGCAAGGTGGGGAACCCTGCCATAGATTTGGGAAGAATCAATCTATAAAATATATTCCCAATGTCTCTCAGTCATTTTTTTGGGGGACTCTTTTGGATGTTATGTTTTCTAGTGTATGGGGTCCCAAATTTCCAGAATCCCTTAAGCTCAATCTTTCTGTGCTGTCAGTCAGATGCtggttggttttctttccttaccAGCCCTTCTTGTGTGAGATGTGGAACCTGAGTCTTAAgcttttgctgtatttatctTTGAACTTTTATGTTAGCacattattctgcttttttgtcTCTGCAGCAATGAGATTTGAGGTggctaaaatatgttttcaaaggCTGAACTCTGCATTGAAGGGTATGGGCCTTAATATTTGTACATTAGTGGATGAAGGATGGGGTTGTGTATGGTGGTGGTTCTCTGCTAGCTGTTCCCCATAGCAGAAAGTTTTAAGGTTGCTTTTAAAGGGTTAGCTGTTTCCTTTGGAGAGGGAAAcagtttctggttttctcttttcaCCTGCATGGAAGCAATTGAGATTGCAAACTGTTGCAATCATCTGGTGTGACCCATGTGGCAATTTGTGCAGTTAATTTGCTTGGCCTCATTTTGGAGGAACATACTCAGGCTTGGTTAAATAAACACGGCTGTACAGGAACGGAATTATTTCAATAGCTTTGAAATTCAAgttaatgaaaaaagaataaaatttagaAGAGGCAGCAGCCTAAATGGTcccaaaacacaggctgaaataaagtatttctgcAGACGTGTTCAAAGATCTGAcataattttctgctgtctgttaAGAGCTTAGTAATTGAATGTGGTGACTGCAAGTTACAGCCAGAAGTTTGCAGTCCAGAAATTCCGTATTTGTACCCTGTGCTGtagcatttcttatttttagGTAAGATCCCATGCCCCCCTTACACCCCAAGCTATTTTGTGATCACGACAGCAATGACCTCCCCCAACTGCAGAAGTACGCAGTCAACCCGTGAAGCTGGTGGGGACACAGCCAGGTTCCACCGTCTGGAATTGGCACAACCTACTTCTCAACTCTGGAGCTCTCCAGCAATGCATGACAAAGCTGTTGCAACACCGGctattttttggggggttgtaggGTGAAGGCAGAATCTGTGCCTGATATAGAGGGAGCTTCCATGGGCAACTTCGCCCTCTGTTCCCTCTACCTTGCTTGCTTCTCTCTTTGCTACTGGCTAGATAACATAACACACCTTTCTCTGAGGGATGTGTGTTCTGTAATCACTTGTCAGGCCTGAGGAAGTTTTCTGACTTTTACTGTGTGTATGTTACTTAAATCTGGCCTTGTGACATCATGAGATGCCACTTCTACCACAAGGTGGTGGCAGTGGAcccaggaggagagagggagaacagCTAACAGAAAAATGTTAGAGATTCCCAGACAGTAAGATTTCTCGATCTTCCTGGGCCCCAAAATACTCCCTTGCATGCATACGTGCATACAGGCATATAAGGATTGCCTGTGAACTCTGTTCCCTTTCAAATTAATCAGTGGTGACGTGATCGGGGTTGTTACTTTAGAGAAGCGTTTGAGTACAAGCTGGGACACACGCAGGCATTACAGGAGTTTCCCTGTAAAGGAATAACAATACTGTGGCAGTGGTGCTGCTTCTACACTAGCACGTTAGCAATAGTGTGGCTGTTCCTAAATGATTAAAAATCATGAGTCAATCTCCCCTCACCAAATTaggaaacttcagaaaattaagtaattcacatttttaaacactgaaaccTCCAAATAACACTTTCAGATTTCTCCCTGCAAGATTTCAGAGCACTCTCATtgttttattgttggttttggGCACAATTTTGTACTCCGTGGTGTCTGTAATAAGATAACTTAGTTGATCTGAAATGTTACCTTTGAATAAAAGGAAGGTAGCTGCACTGGTAGTTAATGGTGAGACATGTTGTTACACTACCACTTTCCTAAAAGGATCAGGTCACCTGCTTGGATCAGAGCTGCATGGAGCCATTGTAACGCTGGAGTTAACTCATCCATCACCCTCTTCCCCCAGCAGCTGATCTGTATGCTTGTGTTTGGGACTCTGGTGAGATGGACTGGatggataataaaaaaaaaaaaaacaactaaaaaaacccacaaatggtGTAGGACTTGCCCATGACTCTGTGCTAAAGTAGCCATGGCAGCATGTTAGCCTAGTGTCAGTATTTGCAGAAGCACCGCAGAGGACTGAGGTGGGGCCATGGGGGTCTGAAGAGCATGGCTGCAGTGACAGTGAGGGATGTGCTACCTCCCCTCTTTAGCAGCACTTGCTGTCTTACAGGCTCATGATGGCCTCATTTCCACCAAGGGTCAAGAAAAACTGGTGAAGGATGAggtgggagggagcagaaggCTTTGGCTGGATTAGCCTCAAGAGAGCACCACAGAGcctctccagctcagctttgctGAGGTGAGGTGATGGACCCAGGGGTTGACACATGGCAGTTTCTCCAGAGGAGATACTCAGGTACAGACAGAGTCACGGCTGATGTGCTATCTTTGTTTAAATTAGCAGCTGTCTTACTCGCACGTCCTGGTTCTTCTCTGCCCAAGGGAACAGCGTCATGAAATCATCTATGGTGTCCACAATGGCATCAGCTAGTGCCTGTTCCACAGGTGTCTGACCTGCCAGACCTGTGGGAAGCAAGCATATGAAGGGAGATCAGAGACAGCATCAGCAGGAGTTTTTGATACCCCAAAGGTAAATTCTGCTTTTTGTAAACATTTCCGTAAAAATACATGCTAACAACGTGCATTTGACTCCTTGCATCCAGGTGCAATCTTGTCtacctttgcttttttccccctccagctTCATACAGTCTGATGTAGTGAGTTGTTCTTTCCATCACCTGAACCCACAGCCTGACTACAGCTTCTTTATCCTCTCTCTGCCTTCCACCATCCCAGCACGTTCAGTGAGGGTCAGTACTAatcaactgtaggagtttcaataaggccaaatgccgggtgctgcactccagccacaacaacccccagcagcgctacaggcttggggaggagtggctggagagctgccagtcagagagggacctgggggtgttgattgacagccagctgaacataagccagcagtgtgcccaggtggccaagaaggccaatggtatcctggcttgcatcagaaatagcgtggccagcagggacagggaagtgatcttacccctg includes:
- the HPGDS gene encoding hematopoietic prostaglandin D synthase, with protein sequence MPQYKLTYFNLRGRAEISRYLFAYSGKKYEDHRIEAADWPKIKPTIPFGKVPILEVDGVVIHQSLAIARYLARESGLAGQTPVEQALADAIVDTIDDFMTLFPWAEKNQDVRKKAFDDILTNKAPELLKDLDTFLGDNNWLVGKSVTWADFYWDVCSTTLLSCKPDLADNYPRLLALRDRVQALPAIAAWIQKRPKTVM